Below is a window of Deltaproteobacteria bacterium DNA.
GGATCAGAAAAAATCCGCCGGCAAAGGACCCCAGGATACAGCCGAGGGTATTGATGGTATAGATATTGCCCACCATCCGGCTTATCTGGTTGATATTGGAGGCATAGATCTTGATGGTTAAGGGAAAGATGGCCCCCATGAACAGGGTCGGGGCCAGCATGATAAAAAAGGCTAAAATGAATTTTCCGGTCAAAAGCAGGTTAATGGATTGTCCCAGAGATCGATACAGGAGGAGGTACCAGTAAGGCAGTTCCTGGAAAAAAAGCAGGCTGACAAAAGCAAAAACCCCAATGCCGATTTGAAGCACTGCCCAGACAAATCCCTGAAAGCGGAGGGTGTCCACCCGGCGGGAAAAAAAATAGGAGCCCAGGGCAATCCCGACCAGAAAGGTGGTCAGCATGATCGAAAACCCATAGACCGAGGAGTCCACCAAGAGAGAAAGGGTCCGGCTCCAGGCCACTTCATAAATCATGGAGATAAACCCGGACAGGGAAATACCAACCACTACCGACCAGATGACCCCTTTGGACAGGGCCGGGATGGGAACCTTGGACCGAAAAAGTTCCTTATCGATGGGAGGTTCGGGCGTTTGGGAAACCGGCGGGGCAGGAGATCGCCGGTAGAGGGCCAGAATACATAAGGCCACCAAAAGATTCACCGCTACGGCGATCCCTAAAGTCTTTTGGACCCCCAGGAGAGGGAGCAGAAAAAATCCACTCAGGGCCGTGCCCAGAACGGCCCCGAAGGTGTTTAAGGCATAGAGGCGGCCGATGGTCACCCCCAGGGTCTTCTCCTGTTGCACGGCCCAGCGGCTCAGGATCGGCAGGGTGGCACCCATACAGGTTGTCGGGACGACCAGGACCACAGAGACCAATAAAAACTGCATCAGGGTAAAACCATAAAAGTTGGGATGAAACTGGGCCCAGATGACCCGGTAAGCAGGAACCAGCAGGGAAAATAGCCAGGGGACCATCAGGGCATAGAGACCGATGACCCCTTCTAAAAGGCCGTAATACAAAAGCGGGCGTTTCTGGCGGTCCATGATCCGTCCGAAGAAATAACTGCCCAGAGCCAGGCCGCCCATAAAAGAGGTCAGGACCGTGCTGACGGCCAGGGTGGTGGAGCCGAAGATCAAAATAAGCATCCGCAGCCAGAGGACTTCATAGAGGAGGCCGCTAAAACCGGATAAAAAAAAGCATAAAAGGACAATGGGTCGTATCATTGTAGCCTGCCTTTAACAGAAAAATAAAGTTGCTGGTTGCAAGTTGCAAGTTGCAAGTGAAAGAACCTCCCCCAAGGGTTTTGTATGAAAAAAAACCAGACGAGAGGCAAACAAAAAACAGAAAAAGACCTGCCCATAGCCCATTGCTTATAGCCTATAGCCCCTTCTATTCCATTTTCATACTTCAGGGCGCCCGACGTCATGACTTCGGCTAACTTTTTAATTCCAAACCCCGAAGAATGCAAGGCAAAAGTGGAACAAAATATTTGCTGAAAAGAAGGAAGAACTCCGTTATAATAACCGTCGTGCCCCAACGAATCATAAAAATGGATTCAAGGTCCAAGGTGTTCTTACTTGAAACTTGCTTCTTGCATCTTGAAACTTTATTTTCGGACTAAATTATGACCTATTCCCATAAACCTTATCGCCTGATCAGCCATACCGCCGACCTGGGGATGGAGGTCCAGGGAAAGGATCTTTGCGATCTTTTCATTCAATCGGCCTGGTCCTTTTTCGATATCATGGTCGAGACCCGTCGGATCGAACCAAAAAAGGAAAAGGCCGTAACCGTCGAGGCCCCGGATCAGGAAGCCCTGCTGGTCGGCTGGCTGGGAGAACTCCTCTATATTTTTGAGACCGAGCACCTGGTTTTCAGCCAATTCCTGATCAGGTCCCTGACCCCCCCGGCCCTTCAGGCCTCGGCCATAGGAGAGGAATATGACCCCCAAAAACATCTCTTTAAATTGGGGATAAAGGCCGTGACCTATCATCAACTGCGCATCTGGGAAGAAAAGGGGGGCTGGCGGGCCCGGGTCATTTTTGATCTTTAATTCGAAAATAACGTTGGGGGTTAGTACTTAGCGCCCTTTGGTCGGACTCTAAAAACATCTCACGCAAAGTTAAAATAGGTCAGGCATCCTGCCTGACAATAGATTGACATTAAATTGCCAGCCTCGCCCGGGCGGGTCTGACCTATTGGGTGTTAATTTTGCATAATTAAGACTTTTGAAAAGACCTCAGGATTTACATGATTAGGGGGACCATTATGACCGAAAAAATAAAAATTGAAAAAATAGACGATTACCGCTTTCGCATCCCTAAGGAAGGGAAGATGCGGACTGATGGCTTGATCTTTACCTCCGAGGCGATGCTCCCGGATTTAAAGCAGGACCAAAGTCTCCAGCAGGTGGCCAACGTGGCCTGGCTTCCGGGGATCGTAGGTCCTTCTCTGGCCATGCCGGATATCCACTGGGGATACGGCTTTCCCATTGGGGGGGTAGCGGCCTTTGATCCCGATCAAGGGGTCGTCTCACCGGGCGGGGTCGGATACGACATCAATTGAGGGGTGCGGTTGCTGCGCTCCGGGTTGAGCCGCAAAGAGGTTGAAGGCCGGATCAGGGAAATTGTCGAGGCCTTATTTCGCAATATCCCTTCCGGGGTTGGTTCCCATCGCAAGGATTTTAAAGTTTCGGCCGGTGAGTGGGGAAAGGTTCTGACCTTGGGGGCCCGTTGGGCGGTCCAGCAGGGTTTTGGAAGTCCCAAGGATCTGGAACACATTGAAGAAGGGGGATGTCTCGAAGGGGCCAAGCCGGATCTGGTTTCGGATAAGGCCTTAAAACGAGGACAAGATCAATTGGGCACCCTCGGTTCGGGAAATCATTTTGTCGAAGTCGGCTACGTAGAGACCATTTACGATGCCGAAGCAGCCCGTGGACTGGGACTATTCGACCAGCAGGTAACCGTCATCGTCCATACCGGTTCCCGTGGTCTGGGCCACCAGGTCTGCGACGACTCCATCAAAAAACTCCTCCAGGCCACGGCCAAATACGGTATTGAATTACCGGATCGCCAATTGTGCTGCGCCCCGATCTCTTCCCCGGAGGGACAGGATTACCTCGGGGCCATGTCGGCAGCCGCCAACTTCGCCTTTGCCAACCGACAGATTATCGCCCACTGGGTCGGGGAGACCCTGGAACGGGTTTTAGGCCTTGGACCTAAGAACCTTCAACTGAAGCTGGTCTATGACGTCTGCCATAATATCGCCAAGTTTGAGGACCATGTCTGGGAAGGCAAAAAAAGACGGCTCTGCGTCCATCGTAAAGGGGCCACCCGGGCCTTTCCCCCGCATCATCCCCAGATCCCTGCGGACTTCCAGGAGCTGGGTCAGCCGGTCCTGATCCCCGGTGACATGGGGCGGTACTCTTATGTCTTATTAGGGACTGCGGGGGCTATGGCTGAGACCTTTGGCAGCACCTGCCACGGCGCCGGCCGGCTGATGAGCCGCCAGGCGGCCAAAAAGGTGGCCAGAGGCCGGGCCATTACCCGGGAACTGGAAGATCGGGGGATTTATGTCCGAGGTGCCGGGTTGGGAACCATTGTGGAAGAAATTTCAGAGGCCTATAAAGACGTGGCTCAAGTGGTCGAAGTGGCGCATCAAGCCGGTATCTCCCGAAAGGTAGCCCGTTTGAGACCCCTGGGGGTAATCAAGGGTTAAGACGAAAATAGGGTTCAAGGGTTTTAAATTCCACGCCTTTCACTTGAATCCTTGGCCCCTGGACCCCTTGAATCCCTTTTCATGCTTCGTGGTGCTCCCATGGAGCATGGGGACTTAATATGGAAATGGTTTTAAAATTCCGAAATCCAAAATCTAAAATCCAAAATCGAAACGTGGTCCAGCCCATAAAACTGACATCCCGGGGAACCTTCTTCGGCAGCCACTTTATCCCTTTAACGCCCAAACAGCTATTTATTGAAGAAACCTGGGAACATTTTCTGGATGGAACATTAGGTGCTGAAATGGGTCCCGAAGAATTGGAAGCCCTGGAACGGGCCCTGAAAAAATTCAAAGGGCTTTCGGATCAAAAATTGGAGAATCCTTATTTCTGGGAGAGCTGGGCCCCCAACTGGGCGGAATATTCCAGGAGAAATCTGACTCGGGGCCTTTTTTTATTAAACCGTTTGGGAAAGATCGAACCCCGGCAAAAGATCATCAGCCTGGGAGCGGGTTCCTGTTGGCAGGAGGTTTTTCTGGCCCAATATTTTTGTCCGGAGGGTGCGGTTTTCGGGGTGGATTTCTCCACACACATGATCAAACAGGGGACCCGTCTGGCCCAACAAAGGGAGATTAAAAATATCCATTTTATGACCGGGAAAGTGGAACATCTCCCCTTCTCGGGAAAGGCCGGGGACATGGTCATCAGTCTCAATTTATTGGACCTCGTTCCGGATATTCCCAAGGTACTCAGGGAAATCAAGAGGGTTTTGAAGAGTCCTCCTCAGGGCCGGTATTTTTTTGTTTTTCCCCTGAACCCCGGGGACCGGTTGCTTCGCAAGGCCGAGATCTGGCAATCGCTGATTCTGCAAAGCGGGCTGGAAGCTCCGGCCTTTTTTTGTTTATCCGGAAAAAATTATAAAGGAACATCCCTCCGCCTGCTGGGC
It encodes the following:
- a CDS encoding fused MFS/spermidine synthase produces the protein MIRPIVLLCFFLSGFSGLLYEVLWLRMLILIFGSTTLAVSTVLTSFMGGLALGSYFFGRIMDRQKRPLLYYGLLEGVIGLYALMVPWLFSLLVPAYRVIWAQFHPNFYGFTLMQFLLVSVVLVVPTTCMGATLPILSRWAVQQEKTLGVTIGRLYALNTFGAVLGTALSGFFLLPLLGVQKTLGIAVAVNLLVALCILALYRRSPAPPVSQTPEPPIDKELFRSKVPIPALSKGVIWSVVVGISLSGFISMIYEVAWSRTLSLLVDSSVYGFSIMLTTFLVGIALGSYFFSRRVDTLRFQGFVWAVLQIGIGVFAFVSLLFFQELPYWYLLLYRSLGQSINLLLTGKFILAFFIMLAPTLFMGAIFPLTIKIYASNINQISRMVGNIYTINTLGCILGSFAGGFFLIPLLGIRNTILLGIGLNLLLGLYLLLITTAPRPSLKWIAAPAVFLLTLGLLWFPPAWKAPLMVSGVYIYAHNFKNTSHRQLMKMYEPQNEPLLFYKEGHTCTISVHKSRRTGTIYMKSNGKVEASTKGDMPTQVLVGQIPMLLAPQLDEVLVVGMGSGVTVGSVTPFPARKITLVELEKAVIEGSRFFDQVNNRPLEDPRLTLRVADARNYLLVTPDQYDVIISEPSNPWMAGVANVFTQEFFRLGYNKLKPEGVFCQWLQLYKISPESFKTVLTTFQAVFPYVYVFQPQQKDLVMVGFKKKPDLSLARIEERMKWKLVEQDLNRIGVRDLHNLISRFTMGPDEVATLTRGGILNTDDNALIEFSTPRTLFAETEDLNAQILEPFKQPAGKYFY
- a CDS encoding archease encodes the protein MTYSHKPYRLISHTADLGMEVQGKDLCDLFIQSAWSFFDIMVETRRIEPKKEKAVTVEAPDQEALLVGWLGELLYIFETEHLVFSQFLIRSLTPPALQASAIGEEYDPQKHLFKLGIKAVTYHQLRIWEEKGGWRARVIFDL
- a CDS encoding class I SAM-dependent methyltransferase, with protein sequence MEMVLKFRNPKSKIQNRNVVQPIKLTSRGTFFGSHFIPLTPKQLFIEETWEHFLDGTLGAEMGPEELEALERALKKFKGLSDQKLENPYFWESWAPNWAEYSRRNLTRGLFLLNRLGKIEPRQKIISLGAGSCWQEVFLAQYFCPEGAVFGVDFSTHMIKQGTRLAQQREIKNIHFMTGKVEHLPFSGKAGDMVISLNLLDLVPDIPKVLREIKRVLKSPPQGRYFFVFPLNPGDRLLRKAEIWQSLILQSGLEAPAFFCLSGKNYKGTSLRLLGLTNTAPDTPSYPPP